Within Ammospiza nelsoni isolate bAmmNel1 chromosome 32, bAmmNel1.pri, whole genome shotgun sequence, the genomic segment CGGCGGGGACAGGACGGGGACgttctcctgctcccagcccggAGCGGGGCTGGTGAGGGGCGAGGCCGGAGGGATCTGTCCAGGGTGGTGTCTGTCCTTCCTGGGAACATGTCTGTCCGTCCTGGGGGATCTGTCCATCCTTCCAGGGCTATTCCCATCCTCCCCAGGAATATTTCCACCCTTACCAGAGGCATTGCTGTCCTTCCAGAGCTCTTTCCATCCTTCCCAGCAATATTCCCGGTCTCCCCGGGGTTATTCCTGTTCTCCCATGGTTATTCCTGTTCTCCCAGGGTTATTCCCGTTCTCCCAGGGTTATTCCCGCTATCCCCGGGGTTATTCCTGTTCTCCCCGGGGTTATTCCCGTTCTCCCAGGGATGTTCCCGGTCTCCCCGGGGTTATTCCCGTTCTCCCAGGGTTATTCCCGTTCTCCCCGGGGTTATTCCCGTTCTCCCAGAGATGTTCCCGTTCTCCCCAGGGATGTTCCCGTCCCCCCCCTCCCCGGTTCCTCCCCCCGTTCCCGGCCCGGCCTGAAGGATCGCTTAATTCGGGGCTTTATCCACTTTAAACACTCCCGGGCTAAAAATATCCCGAGGCGCGGGCGCGGCGCTGCCGGCccggagctgctggagctgctttgccttttttgacgggatcgggatcgggatcgCGGCTGGGGCAGCGCTCGGGTCACCGTCACTGTCACCGTCACTGTCACGGGTGGCACCCGAGCCTCGGGGACGCGGCCCTGGGGACCGGCTGAGGTACTGGGGTGTGCGGGTGCTGGGGATTCCAGATTCTGGGGATTCCAGATTCTGGGGATTTCTGATCCTGGGGATTCCAGATTCTGGGAATTCCAGATCCTGGGGATTCCAAATCCTGGGTATTTCTGATCCTGGGGATTCCAGATTCTGGAGATTCCAGATCCTGGGGATTTCTGATCCTGGGGATTCCAGATTCTGGGGATTCCAGATCCTGGGGATTTCTGATCCTGGGGATTCCAGATTCTGGGGATTTCTGATCCTGGGGATTCCTGATCCTGGGGATTCCAGATCCTGGGGATTTCTGATCCTGGGGATTCCAGATTCTGGGGATTCCAGATCCTGGGGATTTCTGATCCTGGGGATTCCAGATCCTGGGGATTTCTGATCCTGGGGATTCCAGATTCTGGGGATTTCTGATCCTGGGGATTCCAGATTATGGGGATTCCAGATCCTGGGAATTCCAGATCCTGGGGATTCCAGATCCTGGGGATTCCAGATCCTGGGTATTTCTGATCCTGGGGATTCCAGATCCGGGGGATTTCAGATCCTGGGAATTCTAGATCCTGCGAATTCCAGATCCTGGGGATTTCTGATCCTGGGGATTCCAGATTCTGGGGATTTCTGATCCTGGGGATTTCTGATCCTGGGAATTCCAGATCCTGGGGATTCCAGATCCTGGGGATTTCTGATCCTGGAGATTCCAGATCCTGGAGATTCCAGATCCTGGAGATTCCAGATCCTGGGAATTTCTGATCCTGGAGATTCCAAATCCTGGGGTTTCCACATTCTGGAGATTCCAGATTCTGGAGATTCCAGATTCTGGGGATTCCTGATCCTGGAGATTCCTGGTCCTGGGGATTCCAGATTCTGGAGATTTCTGATCCTGGGAATTCCAGATTCTGGAGATTCCAGAGTGTGGGGATTCCTGATCCTGGGCATTCCAGATCTTGGGGATTCCAAATCCTGAGGATTCCAGTTCCTGGAGATTCTCGATTATGGGGGAATCCAACTCTTGGGGTCCCCAAATCCTAGGAATTCCGGCTCCTGGGAATTTCAGCTCCAGGGAATTCCAGCTCCTGGAGATCCCAGCTTGTTGAGATTCCAGCTCCTGGCAATTCCAGCTCCTTGGGCACCCATTGGAATGGaagaggggccagggctggcgCCTCAGTGGCCGTGAGGTGAGTGCCGTGCCCACgctgggggtgtccctgtcaccctgtgctgtccccacgCTGGGGGTGTCCCCGTCACCCTGTGCTGCCCCCCTTGGAAAACAACCGCCAGGGAAAGCCCCTCCTTGTCCTCCCCCAAACCCGGAGTGGGTTCACCATCACCCCCTTCCCTTGGGAAGGTCGGGGACCCTTTGGGAAAGTTTGGGATATCTTGGGACAATCAGGGACACTTTGGGAAggttggggacaccttgggaaGGTTGGGGACCCTAAAGGAAGGTTGAGGACCATTTGGGAAAACTTGTGACCCTTTGGGAAAGTTGGGGACACCTTGAGACAATCAGGGACTCTTTGGGAATATTGGGGACATCTTGGGAGGGTTGGGGACcctttgggaaggtttgggacACTTCAGGAAGATCAGGGACCCTTTGGGAAGGTTGGGACACCTTGGGGAGGTTGGAGACTCTCCGGGAAGAAGATCAGGGGCCCTTTGGGAAGGTTGGGGACCCTTTGGGAGGGTTGCGGACACCTTGGGACAATCAGGGACCCTTTGGGAAGGTTGGAGACTCTTTGGGAAGATCAGAGGCCCTTTAGGAAGATTAGGGACCCTTTGGGAGggttggggacaccttgggacAATCAGGGACACCTTGGGACAATCAGGGACCCTTTGGGAAGACCAGAGACCCCCTCAGGAGGGCCGGGGACTCCTCGGGCGGTGCCAGGGGGTGCCCGGGCTGCCCTCAGGAGCTTTTCCCACGGCGCTGGCGGATGTGGGGCGACGTTTGAGATCTGggctgctgatttttttttttttaatttcctcttccaAGCCGATGAGTTTCCTCCCGCTGCGCTGACGACGGAtgggggccgggcggggccgggggcggcaggaggaggcggcggcggctgccCACGGGGCCTGGAGGGGCACGGGGAGGTGCCCACGCACCCCTGGAACCGGTCAGTGTGAGGGGTTTGGGacaggggatttgggatgggcacagggagctgcccGTGCACCCCTGGAAAGGGTCAGTGTGAgggggctgggatttggggatttgggatttggggtttgggatttggggatttgggatgggcacagggaggtgccCACACACCCCTGGAGCCGGTCAGTGCTGAGTGGTTTGAGAtattggggatttgggattggggatttggggatttgggattgaggaatttgggatttggggatttgggatgggggagagcTGCCCACCCATTCCTGGAGCGGGTCAGTGCTGAgggggctgggatttgggattttggcatttggggatttggagatttggggattttgggatttggggagctGCCCACCCACTGCCCCAAGCCCACCCCAGGATGTCCCAagcccaccctgtccctgcccgtggAACCCCCGGTCCCTCacatccctcctgccccccagggacccccccgGCCATGGAGGGACCCTCGGTGCTCGGGCCCTGCTCGTGGCAGAGGCGCCGTGCGTGGGCCCGGCACAGCCGGGGCTGCCGCAGCCCCGAGGGCGAGCGGgaccaggaggaggaggaagaggaggaggaggaggaagaggaggaggaggaggcggccgCTGTCCCCTGGGAGCCACCAGAGCCGGACCGCGCTGTCCTGGAAGGTCAGGGCCACCCTGGGGTGGGGGGGACCCTGGGCTGGGTCCCCTCAGGGCATTtgtgtcccctgggctgggtcccctccctgtgtcccctccctgtgtcccctcactgctctgtgtccccCCAGGACGTCTCTGCTGCAGGGTCCGGACGCGGCTGCAGGACTGCGGGTgaggggggacactggggggtcACTGGGGGTCACAGCCCCTCCCTGGGTATTTGGGGAGGGGGCGAGGCTCTGGCTTGGAGCTGCACATGGTGGGGGTGGGACAGACACCGCGAtgttcccagggctgtggggtggtGGCACCGTCCCCCTGCACCGCCTTGGGGGTCTCACGGGGGTCTGGGGTCCCTGTGGTTGGGGATGTGCTGAGGAGACCCAGTGTCCCTTCCAGTGTCCCCTCCGGTGACCCCTCCAAAATGCCTTCCAGTGTCCCCTCCGGTGTCCCCTCCCTTGTCCCCTTCCcgcacagggctctgcaggaccGGCACCTGAGCCCTGGTGACAGCACGGCCTCCGGTGTCCCCTCCGGTGTCCCCTccggtgtccccagcagctccaggtagGGTCGGGGCTCTCGAGGGATCGATGCCACCCCGGTGTCCCCACTTGGGGGATCGGTGTCACCCTGGTGTCGCCAGTCGGGGAATCGGTGTCCCCCCGGTGTCACCCCGTGGGGAATCGGTgtccccccggtgtcccctgGCGGGGCTGAGGCGGCGCTGTCGCTGTCCCCTCTCCCGCAGCGTGGCCGCGGTGCTGGCCTGGTGGCACTCGCAGTCTGACGCCGAGGAGATCCTGCTCGCCCTGGGCTTCGTGGGCAGCGAGCCGGGGGCGGCGTCGCGGGTCCCCCCCCGCTTCTTCTCGGGCCCGTCCCGCGCCAGCGGCATCGACCTCGGGCTCTTCCTGCGGGCCCAGGCGCGGcgcctgcagctggaggatcCGGGCCTGCGGCTGGCCAGTGCGTGACacgctgtccccagtgtccccagtgtccccaatgtccccctgtccccgctgtccccttCAGGGGCCCTTGGAAGGGGATGGGAAACGctcccgtgcctcagtttcctcgGGCGGGAATTGGGGATCACCCCGAAGCCCTTGAGCTGTGCACCAGCTGCTCCTATCAGCAGTGGGAAATGGCtgccgtgcctcagtttccccaggcGGGAATCGGGGatccccccgagccccccgagcTGTGGGGTGGGACTCACTACCCGCTGCTATCAGCAGTGGGAAATCgctgctgtgcctcagtttccccggGCGGGAATCGGGGatccccccgagccccccgagcTGTGCACTAACTGCTCCCATCGGGGTGAGAAATGGCTGcggtgcctcagtttccccaggcaggagctgtggggaccCTCCCAGTCCCCCCGCCTTTGCCCCCCGAGCCCCCTGAGCCCCCGATGCCGCCCCCTGAGCCCCCGATGTCGCCCCCAGGTCGCTTCCAGCAGTTCCAGGCCCTGGCCGCCACGGCCGACGCGTTCTTCTGCCTCTACTCGCACGTGTCGCGGACCCCCCTGCAGCGCAtcgcccccgccccgccctgTCGCGACATCCCCGACAGCGCCGGGCGGCGCCTGAAGCGCGCGGTGTCCTCGCTGTGCCTCTACACGGGGAGGGGACACGGCGGTGACACCCCCCGGGGGGAGACCCCCGGCCCGGGCGGGACCCCCGAGGGCTGGCGAGGGGACGGCGACACGGACGCGGTGTGCCCGAGGCCACCCCGAGCGGGGACAGCTTGGGGACACCCCGAGCGCTGCTGTCCCCACGGCCGGGGGGTCTGGGGGCGCGGGGGGGACTCAGGGGACCCTCGGGGCGATGTCACCGCGTCCTGCAGGGGGGCGGGCACTGCCCAGAGACCCCCGGGGCTGCGACCCCCGGGCCAGCCCGGCCTCGGCTCTCGGTGTCACCCGGGGGACACCGCGAGGGCCGGGGGACACCGCGCTGGGAgggtccctgagccccccgagccccccgagccccccgagccccccggaGCGGCTGAGTCCTTCGAGCTGGAGGAggtgaggaggatgaggatgaggagatgaggatgaggatgagggggaggatgaggatgaggatgggggagaggatgaagatgaggatgaggatgaggaagaggaagaggatgaggaagaggaagaggaagaggaagaggaagaggaagaggaagaggacgaggaggatgaggatgaggatgaggatgaggatgaggatgaggatggggggatgaggatgaggatgaggatgaggatgaggaggatgaggatgaggatgaggatgaggatgaggatgaagatgaggatgaggatgaggatgagggggaggatgaggatgaggatgaggatgagggggaggatgaggatgatgaggaggggaggaaggcccCCGCGGCCGGCGcggggaaggagctggagcggGAAATGTCCCCGGAGCCCCTCAGGCTTTTAAGGTTTAAATGATTCAgagccggggcggggccgggggcagcggggtcacctccccccccccccgggcACGGCACGCACGGGCCCGGCCGGGTCACGCGTGGGGACACGAGGAGGGGCCACTGTCACCTTTGTCACGGCAGCGGTGACAGCTGAGCCCCGCAGCCACCCCCGCAGGTGCCgagcgaggaggaggaggatgacgGTGATGACGAGGGtgacgatgatgatgatgatgatgaggatgatgatgatgatccCGAGGAAGCCACCCGGTCCCCCCATCCCTTTATCAGGAGTGAGCTGGGGTCTCCCCCACCCTCCTGGGGGGCACGGGCTGCCTGGTGCCAGCGTGTCCGTGCCAGCGTGTcctccccgtgtccctgcaATGTCCCCACCGTGTCCCAACCGtgtccccaccatgtccccaccatgtccccGCCATGTCCCCGCCATGTCCCCGCcatgtccctgccatgtccccatTGTGTCCCCAtcgtgtcccctctgtgtcccccccCGTGTCCTCACCGTGcccccccccgtgtccccactgtgtcccccccgtgtccccactgTGTCCCCACCGTGTCCCCCCCGTGTCCTCACCGTGcccccccccgtgtccccactgtgtcccccccgtgtccccactgtgtcccccccgtgtccccactgTATCCCCACCGTGTCCCCCtcgtgtccctgccctgtccccaccatgtcccctcatgtcccccctgtccccgcAGGCTCCCTGCTCCACGGGCGCTCGGACAGCAGCGGCTTTGGGGAGGAGCCGCTCCCGACTCTGTGACCCGAGGCCACCTCAGGAGGACGTGTGACCTCAGCTGGGCGTCCCACGGACCTTTTGGACACGCGTGTGACACGTGTGCGTGTGcggtgtgcgtgtgtgtgtgcgcaCGTGTGGGTGTTTGGCACAGAAAAACCTCCGGATTCCGGATTTTGCCCCATTTTTTGTCCCTCCCTcgtcccccagccctgtggctcGGGGCCTGCAGTGGGGACATGTCCCCAACCCTTGAGGATGTGTCCCCAACCCTCGGGGACGTGTCTCCAACCCTCAGGGACGTGTCCCCAACCCTCGGGGACGTGTCCCCAACCCTTGGGGATGTGTCCCCAACCCTCGGGGATGTGTCCCCAGCCCTAGGGGACGTCACTTGCACTTTGGTTGGTTGCACTAGAGGGGAGTGGGGACCCAATAAAGTCCCCCAAGGGATGGCGGTGGCTGTGTCCTTGCTGGGGGGGGTGGGACCATCCCTGCCCGGGGACAGCTCCAGTGTCACCCCAGGGGCCACCACGGTCCCTTTGTGGCCTGGCTGTCGTGAAGGAGCCACCAGGGTCCCTTTGTCCCCAGGCCGTCGCTGTCCCCGCCCTGGCCACCCCCGGGACCCTcggtgtgccagggctgcagctcctgggaaaggGAAATCCCGGGAGCACCAACAGCCCCGGGGCTTCCCCGTGGAGAGCGGCCAGGCCGGGATCAGCCGGGATTATCCCCGAGGCCCCTCCGGCACCGGGGCCGATCCCAGATCCCGGGGGGAGGCTCCATCCCACCTGGGCTGCATCCCCAAACCGGGGGAGGATGGtcctgtcccacctgggctgccccaggatggacctggctgctctgggattcACCCGGGACAGTGTGAGGGACcccagactggtgccagccccaCCCCGgttcccattccctgccctggctctgctcgGCTCCAGCTCGGACCAAAAATAAACCCGGGATTagcagggagagcctggaggGGCCGTGGGCACACCTGGGAGAGCCTCggtgggcagagctgagctctgggacCACCCCAGTGCATGTCACCAACCTCTGGGGGTGCCACCAACCCCTGGGGATGTCACCAACCCCTGAGGGTGCCACCAACCCCTGGCAGATGTCACCAAGCCCTGGGGATGTCACTCAGCCCTGGTCGACATCACCAACCCCTGGGAATGCCACCAACCCCTGGCAGATGTCACCAACCCTTGGCAGATGTCACTCAGCCCTGGTAGACATCACCAACCCCTGGTGTATGTCACCAACCCCTGGCAGATGTCACCAACCCCTGAGGATGCCACCCATCCCTGGGGGATGTCACCAACCTCTGGGACACCCAGGGCCGGTCCCATCCCACCCGGAaccaggctgggacagggttGGCAGGGTTGGGGACACGCTGGGACATCTTCCTCCAGCTCTCCATGGAGGgatcagcagctccagcacattTCATGGACACCTCGGAGCCCGTGGTGCTTCCCAGGAGGGTTTTAGGGGGATTTTGGTGCCGTTTAGGATTAATTAatctgctgggatggggaagttctgggtgctggagcagcacaaagaGGTTCCTCTTGCCGTGAGGGCGTTTGgagattaattaattaatcctccctgctccaggattCCAATTCCATGCTGagggctctggctctgcctcccGGATCTGgctgccccaaatccctgcccggggcagggctgggctctcctCGCCCTCCTGTTCCCACCGGGAATGAACGGGGCTCTCTGAGCCACCAGGAACAGGCAGGAAGGTGGCACAAATCCTCCCTCGGGCGCTGGCACGATGGAAAGCACCCAGGATCCATCCCCCGGCTCGGCAGCCAAGAGGAAGGACGTGGCCAAGCCGTGGGAGCCGCTTCCCAcgggagcaggagctgctgggggggcagggagggagtggGGGGAGCCGTGTCCTACATTCGGGGCTGCCTTTGGTGCAGCGTGGTCTCTGTTCCCGCTGGTACCGCCACGTCCAGGCCCATCCAGCCCCGATTCCATCCCCACGGGCACCATGTCCTGCCCCACGCCTGTCCACAGCCATCCCCAATTCCATCCCCAATGCCATCCCCATTCACACCCAGtgccatccatccccatccctatTTCACATCCATCCCCAGTTCcatcccctctccatccccgTTCCTGTCCACATCCAGCCCCAATTTCACCCCCAATTCCGTCCCCACGGGCACCAcatcctgccccatccctgtccacagccatcccctctccatccctgttGCTGACCACATCCAGCcccaatcccatccccatccaCACTCATCCTCAATTCCATCCCCAATTCCATCCCCATCCACACTCATCCCCAATTCCATCCTCATgcccaatcccattcccaattccatgcccattcccagccccaccCGTCCCCAATCCCATCCTCaattccatccccatccccatccccaatcccattcccaatttCATGCACATCCAGCCCCATCCTTACCTCATCCATACCCaattccctccccagttccatccccattcccatccccaattccatccccattcccatccccatccccaatTCCATCCCCCATCCTATTCCTCACCCCATCCCATTCCTcaccccattcccaccccacaCCCACCCTGCAGGACCCGGAGCCTCTCCCAGGACACATCCCCGAATCCCTCATCCCTCAGAGCTGCCgccaatcaatcaatcaatcaatcattCCCTGAACTCCGCCTAAGCCTTTTCCCGAGCCGGGCTCAGCCGAGCGCGTCCCGCTGTGAGCGGGGCCGGCCTCGCTCGGCTGCTCCCGGCccggagcccggcccggccccggccccgctcgggAATTGTTCTCCAGCAGCGCCGGGGATGATTCATCCTCATTTCCCGTGGGGCAGACTCGGCCCGCCGTGTCCTGGCACAGACCCAGCCCATGGTCACTCTGTGTCCTGGCACGGACCCAGCCCGTGGTCACTCTGTGTCCTGGCACGGACCCAGCCCGTGGTCACTCTGTGTCCTGGCATGGACCCAGCCCATGGTCACTCTGTGTCCTGGCATGGACCCAGTCTGTGGTCACTTTGTGTCCTGGCACAGACCCAGCCCGTGGTCACTCTGTGTCCTGGCATGGACCCAGCCCATGGTCACTCTGTGTCCTGGCATGGACCCAGTCCGTGGTCACTTTGTGTCCTGGCACAGACCCAGCCCGTGGTCACTCTGTGTCCTGGCATGGACCCAGTCCGTGGTCACTTTGTGTCCTGGCACAGACCCAGCCCGTGGTCACTCTGTGTCCTGGCCATGTCCAGTCTGTGGTCACTCTGTGTCCTGGCACGGACCCAGCCCGTGGTCACTCTGTGTCCTGGCCATGTCCAGTCTGTGGTCACTCTGTGTCCTGGCACGGACCCAACCCGTGGTCACTCTTCTGGCCATGTCCAGCCCGTGTTCACTCCCTGTCCTGCCCGTGTCCTGCCCATGGTCATTCCATGTCCTGCCCGTGTCCAGCCCATGGTCATTCCATGTCCTTGCTGTGTCCAGTCTGTGTGTCCTGGCCGTGGTCATTCCATGTCCTGCCCATGTCCAGCCCATGGTCACTCTGTGCCCTTGTTGTGTCCAGCCTGTGGTTACTCTGCCctggccatgtccagcctgTGGTCATTCCATGTCCCGGCCATGTCCAGCCCATGGTCactccctgtcctggctgtgtccagccCATGGTCactccctgtcctggctgtatGTCCTCCATGTCCCCCCATCCCGTGTCCTTCCATCCCtccatgtccccaaatgtcccctcctgtcctTTTCCCATCAGGTGCCTGGAACCCAGTGCTGGAGAGTGGGTGGGCCTGGGAGGGTGTGTGGGGTCACCAGGGGTgccctggggggctctggggtgctctgggacaccctggggtgctctggggtgccctggggtGCACTGAGACCCTGGGGTGCACTGAGACCCTGTTCAATGAGATCCACGGAGCTCTGGTGGGGTCAGGAactgccccgggctggggctgggctggcccgGGGGGGCCGCGGGGCTAATCCGGGCTAATCCCGCCCTGGCACGGGCACCTGCCCACACCTGGAAAATCCCCACGTGCCCgagccctgccccggcccctTCATAAGGGGCAGAGCCCCCGGTGCCGGCTCATCCCCGGCTCTCCCGGCTGTGATCCCGCCCGGTCCCGGCTCATCCCCGGCTCTCCCGCCGCCTCCCGATCCGGTCCCGGAATGGCCGCGATGCTGAAGCTCTGGGCAGCGCTGCTGCTGGCCGGGCTCGCCGGCAGCCTGGCCACTGCCCGTGAGCTGGGGACACGGGGTGGCGCTGGGGTGGCAtaagggtggcactggggtggcatCGCGGTGGTGTTGGGGCGGCACCGGGCGGGTTCTGGTGGGTGCAGGAGGGAGGTCAGAGtgcccagggtgtccccaaacAGGGGAGGGGTCCCGGGGCTCCGGACCCCCGCCCAGGTGGGCGATGCCACCTCTCCTGTTCCTCCCGCAGGCCCCGTGGAGGAACCGAGTTCAGAAGGGCTTGGGCTCCTGGGGGAGCTCAGCAAGCTGCTGGACCCCCATGTGGAACCCCATGAGCTGCTGGACCCCAGTGAGGaacccctggagctgctggaccCCGAGGAGGAACCCGAGGAGAaaccacaggagctgctgggactgCTGGACCCCGAGGAGGAACCCGAGGAGaaaccccaggagctgctgggtctGCTGGATCCCGAGGAGGAACCCGAGGAGAaaccacaggagctgctgggactgCTGGACCCCGAGGAGGAACCCGAGGAGaaaccccaggagctgctggatccCGAAGAAGAACCCGAGGAGaaaccccaggagctgctgggactgCTGGACCCCGAGGAGGAACCTGAGGAGGTGGAGGAGCTTGAGGTGATCCCTCTAGGGCCTAAGGAACCTGAGGAGAGCCCTGAGGAATCCGAGGATCCTGAGGAGAGCCCGGAAGAGTCTGAGGATCCTGAAGAGAGTCCTGAAGAGTCTGAGGATCCTGAAGCCAGTCCTGAAGAGTCTGAGGAACCTGAGGAGAGCCCGGAGGAGTCTGAGGAACCCGAAGCGAGTCCTGAAGAATCTGAGGATCCTGAAGAGAGTCCTGAAGAATCTGAGGATCCTGAAGAGAGTCCTGAAGAGTCTGAGGATCCTGAAGCCAGTCCTGAAGAGTCTGAGGATCCTGAAGAGAGTCCTGAAGAATCTGAGGATCCTGAAGAGAGTCCTGAAGAGTCTGAGGATCCTGAAGAGAGTCCTGAAGAGTCTGAGGATCGCGAGGAGAGCCCGGAGGAGTCTGAGGATCGCGAAGAGAGCCCCGAAGAATCTGAGGAACCTGAAGCGAGTCCTGAAGAGTCAGAAGATCCCGAAGAGAGCCCGGAGGAATCTGAGGAACCTGAGGAGAGCCCTGAAGAGTCTGAGGATCCCGAAGCAAGCCCGGAGGAGTCTGAGGATCGCGAAGAGAGCCCCGAGGAATCCGAGGAACCCGAAGAGAGCCCCGAAGAATCCAAGGAACCCGAAGCGAGTCCTGAAGAATCCGAGGATCCTGAAGAGAGCTCTGAGGAATCCGAGGAATCCGAAGAGAGCTCTGAAGAGTCGGAAGATCCCGAAGAGAGCCCGGAGGAATCTGGGGATTCTGAAGAGAGCCTGGAGGAATCAGAGGATCCTgaggagagcccagaggagTCTGAAGATCCTgaggagagcccagaggagTCTGAGGATCCTGAAGTGGGCTCTGAGTTGGAGGAGCTCAACGTGGATGCCCTGGTGGAACTGGCAACCAAACTGGCAGGTTCGCAAGCCCCCCCCTaaagcccccaaaccccccagggAAGGGCGGATCTGGTTTGGGACCCCCTAAAACCCCTGAACcccccagggaagggcagatCTTGTTTGGGACCCCCTAAATCCTCTCAAAcccccagggaagggcagatCTGGTTTGGGACCCCCTAAATCCTCCCGAATcccccagggaagggcagatCTTCGGGTTCTGTCTCTGTTCCAAGGCGGGGTTGGTGCGGCCGGGTCAGTTCGTTGCCGAGGGTTGGGAAcgatcccaaatccctgtccTGGCTCCGAGGGGGAGGGAACGGGCGGGTCTGAGCCCCCCAGGCACAGACGGAGCCGGGACAGGGGACGGTGACACTGTCAGGATGTCACACGGGGCTCAGGACGTGCTGAGTGTCAGCGCCACCGCTCTGGGCGTGCTGGGGACCCTGAGGAGGGGGCGAGGAGCCCCTCGGGGTGCTGGAGACCCCCGGTTTTGCCCCCGCAGAGGCGCAGGGAGCCGAGAAGAACGAGGGGGCCCTGTCTCATCTCATGGACGCGATTAACTGGCTGGTGAACCGTCTGAGCAACCTCGTCTTCGGGTGCGCACGGGGGCTCGGGCAGCTGCCCCGAGGTCAGCGCCCCCAAAACGGCCCCCGGCCCCTCCCCGCGCCTCGGGGGGTGGGGGGCGGCTGGGGGGGTCCCAAGGTGGGACGGGgggggctgggccggggctcagctgtgctgttttctcttttccaggtgaGAAATGAGCGCCGCGAGCGCTCCCCCAGGGCCGGGGCACGGatcccgctgtccccgctgaGCTCCCGGCTCGTCCCGAGGCTTTCCCCGCTCCAGGCACCCCCACCCCGCCCCGCACATCCCAAATAAAGCCGATCCCAAACGCTGCCCCTGTGTCCTGCCGGCTctcctggggatggagggaaatggggctggggtCCAGAACACTCAAACCAGGACCCTCCCCCCCCCCATCCC encodes:
- the LOC132085870 gene encoding cell surface glycoprotein 1-like isoform X2, whose translation is MAAMLKLWAALLLAGLAGSLATARPVEEPSSEGLGLLGELSKLLDPHVEPHELLDPSEEPLELLDPEEEPEEKPQELLGLLDPEEEPEEKPQELLGLLDPEEEPEEKPQELLGLLDPEEEPEEKPQELLDPEEEPEEKPQELLGLLDPEEEPEEVEELEVIPLGPKEPEESPEESEDPEESPEESEDPEESPEESEDPEASPEESEEPEESPEESEEPEASPEESEDPEESPEESEDPEESPEESEDPEASPEESEDPEESPEESEDPEESPEESEDPEESPEESEDREESPEESEDREESPEESEEPEASPEESEDPEESPEESEEPEESPEESEDPEASPEESEDREESPEESEEPEESPEESKEPEASPEESEDPEESSEESEESEESSEESEDPEESPEESGDSEESLEESEDPEESPEESEDPEESPEESEDPEVGSELEELNVDALVELATKLAGEK
- the TESPA1 gene encoding protein TESPA1, giving the protein MGAGRGRGRQEEAAAAAHGAWRGTGRCPRTPGTGTPPAMEGPSVLGPCSWQRRRAWARHSRGCRSPEGERDQEEEEEEEEEEEEEEEAAAVPWEPPEPDRAVLEGRLCCRVRTRLQDCGALQDRHLSPGDSTASGVPSGVPSGVPSSSSRGIGVPPVSPRGESVSPRCPLAGLRRRCRCPLSRSVAAVLAWWHSQSDAEEILLALGFVGSEPGAASRVPPRFFSGPSRASGIDLGLFLRAQARRLQLEDPGLRLASRFQQFQALAATADAFFCLYSHVSRTPLQRIAPAPPCRDIPDSGTRR
- the LOC132085870 gene encoding cell surface glycoprotein 1-like isoform X1, producing the protein MAAMLKLWAALLLAGLAGSLATARPVEEPSSEGLGLLGELSKLLDPHVEPHELLDPSEEPLELLDPEEEPEEKPQELLGLLDPEEEPEEKPQELLGLLDPEEEPEEKPQELLGLLDPEEEPEEKPQELLDPEEEPEEKPQELLGLLDPEEEPEEVEELEVIPLGPKEPEESPEESEDPEESPEESEDPEESPEESEDPEASPEESEEPEESPEESEEPEASPEESEDPEESPEESEDPEESPEESEDPEASPEESEDPEESPEESEDPEESPEESEDPEESPEESEDREESPEESEDREESPEESEEPEASPEESEDPEESPEESEEPEESPEESEDPEASPEESEDREESPEESEEPEESPEESKEPEASPEESEDPEESSEESEESEESSEESEDPEESPEESGDSEESLEESEDPEESPEESEDPEESPEESEDPEVGSELEELNVDALVELATKLAEAQGAEKNEGALSHLMDAINWLVNRLSNLVFG